In one Agrobacterium tumefaciens genomic region, the following are encoded:
- the xdhB gene encoding xanthine dehydrogenase molybdopterin binding subunit: MDTTSFDKTKTEIDGPMHASLRHDSAHKHVTGSAEYIDDIPEPAGLIHGALGLADRAHAEIVSMDLSEVEKTPGVLWVMVAKDVPGENDISSGGRHDEPLLAETKVEFHGQPIFAVFAETRDIARKAARKAKITYKDLPHFTDIDTAIENGGALVIDPMTLKRGDAKIEMDVAPRRLTGTMRIGGQEHFYLESHIAMAVPGEDDEVTLWSSTQHPSEIQHIVSHMLQVPSNAVTVQVRRMGGGFGGKETQGNQFAALCAIAAKKLNRAVKIRPDRDEDMTATGKRHDFRVDYELGFDEEGRIHAVDATYAARCGFSSDLSGPVTDRALFHADSSYFYPHVHLTSRPLKTHTVSNTAFRGFGGPQGMLGAERFIEEIAYAVGKDPLDIRKLNFYGETGSGRTTTPYHQEVEDNIIARIVEELETSSDYRARREAIIEFNKTSPIIRKGIALTPVKFGISFTMTAFNQAGALVHIYNDGSIHLNHGGTEMGQGLYTKVAQVVADAFQVDIGRVKITATTTGKVPNTSATAASSGTDLNGMAAYDAARQIRERLVKFAAENWSVPEEEVVFLPNRVRIGLEEIAFNDFIKKAYFARVQLSAAGFYKTPKIHWDRAAGRGTPFYYFAYGAACSEVSIDTLTGEYMMERTDILHDVGKSLNPAIDIGQVEGAFVQGMGWLTTEELWWDGKGRLRTHAPSTYKIPLASDRPKSFNVKLAEWAENAEPTIGRSKAVGEPPFMLAISVLEALSMAVASVADYKVCPRLDAPATPERVLMAVERLKKV; encoded by the coding sequence ATGGACACCACAAGCTTCGACAAGACCAAGACCGAAATCGACGGCCCGATGCACGCTTCGCTCCGGCACGATTCCGCCCATAAGCATGTGACGGGCAGCGCCGAATATATCGACGATATTCCCGAACCCGCCGGACTGATCCACGGCGCTCTCGGCCTTGCCGACCGGGCACATGCCGAAATCGTTTCGATGGACCTCTCGGAAGTGGAAAAAACACCCGGCGTGCTCTGGGTCATGGTTGCCAAGGACGTGCCCGGCGAAAACGACATCTCTTCCGGCGGCCGTCACGACGAACCGCTGCTGGCCGAAACCAAGGTGGAATTCCACGGCCAGCCGATCTTCGCGGTTTTTGCCGAAACCCGCGATATCGCCAGAAAGGCGGCCCGCAAGGCGAAGATCACCTATAAGGACCTGCCGCATTTCACCGATATCGACACGGCGATTGAAAATGGCGGCGCGCTGGTCATCGATCCGATGACACTTAAGCGCGGCGATGCCAAGATCGAAATGGATGTCGCACCCCGCCGCCTCACCGGCACGATGCGGATCGGCGGGCAGGAACACTTTTATCTCGAAAGCCACATCGCCATGGCCGTGCCGGGCGAGGATGACGAGGTGACGCTATGGAGTTCCACCCAGCATCCGAGCGAAATCCAGCACATTGTCAGCCATATGCTTCAGGTGCCGTCCAATGCTGTAACGGTGCAGGTGCGCCGCATGGGTGGCGGTTTCGGCGGCAAGGAAACGCAGGGCAACCAGTTCGCCGCCCTCTGCGCCATCGCCGCCAAGAAGCTGAACCGGGCCGTGAAAATCCGCCCCGACCGCGACGAGGACATGACAGCGACCGGCAAACGCCATGATTTCCGCGTCGATTACGAGCTTGGTTTCGATGAGGAAGGCCGCATCCACGCCGTCGACGCCACCTATGCCGCCCGCTGCGGCTTTTCCTCCGATCTCTCCGGTCCGGTGACAGACCGCGCCCTGTTTCACGCCGATTCCAGCTATTTCTATCCGCATGTGCACCTCACCTCGCGGCCGCTGAAAACCCACACCGTCTCCAACACCGCCTTTCGCGGTTTCGGTGGCCCGCAGGGCATGCTGGGCGCGGAACGTTTCATTGAGGAAATCGCCTATGCGGTGGGCAAGGACCCGCTCGATATCCGCAAGCTGAATTTCTACGGCGAGACCGGCTCGGGCCGCACCACGACGCCCTATCATCAGGAGGTCGAGGACAACATCATCGCCCGCATCGTCGAGGAGCTGGAAACCTCCAGCGACTACCGCGCGCGACGTGAGGCGATCATCGAGTTCAACAAAACGAGCCCGATCATCCGCAAGGGCATCGCGCTCACGCCCGTCAAATTCGGCATCTCCTTCACCATGACCGCCTTCAATCAGGCGGGTGCACTGGTGCATATCTATAATGACGGCTCCATCCACCTGAACCATGGCGGCACCGAAATGGGCCAGGGCCTTTATACCAAGGTGGCGCAGGTGGTGGCCGATGCCTTCCAGGTGGATATCGGCCGGGTGAAAATCACCGCAACGACCACCGGCAAGGTGCCGAATACCTCGGCCACCGCCGCCTCCTCCGGTACGGACTTGAACGGCATGGCGGCCTATGACGCCGCCCGCCAGATCCGCGAGCGGCTGGTCAAATTCGCCGCAGAGAACTGGAGCGTCCCCGAAGAAGAGGTCGTCTTCCTGCCGAACCGGGTGCGCATCGGCCTCGAGGAAATCGCCTTCAATGATTTCATCAAAAAGGCCTATTTCGCCCGCGTGCAGCTTTCCGCCGCCGGTTTTTACAAGACGCCGAAAATCCATTGGGATCGGGCGGCCGGCCGCGGCACGCCATTTTATTATTTCGCTTATGGCGCGGCCTGCTCGGAAGTGTCGATCGATACGCTGACCGGCGAATATATGATGGAGCGCACCGATATCCTCCACGATGTCGGCAAATCGCTGAACCCGGCCATCGATATCGGCCAGGTGGAAGGCGCCTTCGTGCAGGGCATGGGCTGGCTGACGACGGAAGAATTGTGGTGGGATGGCAAGGGACGGCTGCGCACCCACGCGCCTTCTACCTACAAGATCCCGCTCGCCTCCGACCGGCCGAAGAGTTTCAACGTCAAGCTGGCGGAATGGGCGGAAAATGCCGAACCCACGATTGGCCGTTCCAAGGCCGTGGGCGAACCGCCCTTCATGCTGGCGATCTCGGTTCTTGAAGCTCTCTCCATGGCGGTCGCCTCCGTCGCCGATTACAAGGTCTGCCCGCGCCTCGATGCGCCGGCAACGCCCGAACGGGTTCTGATGGCGGTGGAACGGCTGAAGAAGGTGTGA
- the xdhC gene encoding xanthine dehydrogenase accessory protein XdhC, which translates to MPDTSLSNFLARSPAAILVEIEAVKGSSPREAGTFMLVSQDALWATIGGGQFEYMAMDHARAMLRNGAAEDRMDIPLGPEIGQCCGGRTLIRFQRVTKEIAVALETRLKGEAEQQPAVFIFGAGHVGKALAEALSLLPLTLTVVETRETELHDLPADATSVLTPIPEALVAKIPTNGAAIIVTHDHALDFLIAKEALARDDLAYVGMIGSKTKRATFSHWLEREGEPPSRLAKLTLPIGGNSVRDKRPAVIAALVAAELLQAFSAAEIRRNENRHGHPQGQDHA; encoded by the coding sequence ATGCCTGACACCTCCCTTTCCAACTTCCTCGCCCGCTCCCCCGCCGCGATCCTCGTGGAAATCGAGGCCGTCAAGGGCTCCTCGCCGCGTGAAGCCGGAACCTTCATGCTGGTGAGTCAGGATGCGCTGTGGGCAACAATCGGTGGCGGACAGTTCGAATATATGGCGATGGACCATGCCCGCGCCATGTTGAGGAATGGTGCGGCCGAGGACCGCATGGATATTCCGCTCGGCCCGGAAATCGGCCAATGCTGCGGCGGCCGCACCCTCATCCGCTTCCAGCGGGTGACGAAGGAGATCGCGGTCGCTCTTGAGACGCGGCTGAAAGGCGAAGCCGAACAGCAGCCCGCCGTCTTCATTTTCGGGGCTGGTCATGTCGGCAAGGCACTGGCCGAAGCACTGTCGCTGCTGCCCCTGACGCTGACAGTGGTGGAAACCCGGGAAACGGAGTTGCACGATCTTCCAGCCGATGCCACATCCGTGCTCACTCCCATACCGGAGGCGCTCGTCGCGAAAATCCCGACAAACGGGGCAGCGATCATCGTCACCCATGATCACGCGCTCGATTTCCTCATAGCCAAGGAAGCGCTTGCCCGCGACGATCTCGCCTATGTCGGTATGATCGGTTCAAAGACCAAACGCGCCACCTTCTCCCATTGGCTGGAGCGGGAGGGCGAACCGCCTTCCCGCCTTGCAAAACTCACTTTGCCCATCGGTGGCAATAGCGTCAGGGACAAGCGCCCCGCCGTCATAGCGGCCCTTGTGGCAGCCGAGTTGTTGCAAGCATTTTCCGCTGCCGAAATCCGTCGCAACGAAAATCGACACGGCCATCCTCAAGGCCAAGATCACGCCTGA